The genomic stretch CTCTATTGGTTATTTTATTGTTTTACATATAATAATTTTTACATTATCAACAAAAGTTTTCAATCTAGTCTCAATTTGGGATTTCTCAAGTTCTGTAACAAATGTGTAGTATGTACTCCCACTACCTGACATAAAGAATTTCTTTCCAGATACAATTGAATTTAATGTCATTTTAAACATTTTTACTTCTATGTTTGTTTCTAAAATTCCTTGTTCCAAGTTATTCTCTATATTATTTTCTAAGGCAATTCTATTATCTTTCTTTAAACTATCAATAATTTTATCAAAATCAGCATATTTCACTTCTTTTAAATTATCAAAGCTATCATATGCTTCCTTTGTAGATACTCCAAAATCTAATGGCTTTATTAAAATTATTGAGTCTTTAAGATTATTCTCTATTAATTCTACTTTATTTCCTTTTCCTCTGACTCTAGCTGTCTTGTTTTTAATAAAGAATGGAACATCACTTCCAATTTTCATTGCCAATTCTTCTAATTCACTTTCATTATAGATATTTCCATAATGTTCATTTAAAAGTTTTAAGAAGAAAGCAGCATTGGAACTGCCACCACCTAAACCAGCTTCAGATGGTATATTTTTTTTTAAGAAAATATCAATCTTTTCATTTTCTTTTTTTAAACTTTCAAAAAATATTTTATATGTTTTAGATAAAATATTTCTTTCATCTGTGGGAATACCACTATCAGAACATTCAATTTTTAATTCTCCATTTTCTGAATAAAATATCACATCCATTTCATCAGATAAATCAATGGGAGCCATTATAGAATCAATACTATGATAGCCATCACTTTCTTTTTGAAAAACATTTAAACCTATATTAATTTTAGCATTTGAAAATATCTTGTACTTAATCAAAGAAATCCTCATCCTTATCTAAATTAATTTCAATGTCTAAACCTTTTGTTTCAATCAATTTTACCAAATCACTTGTCTTATCCTTAGAAACATTCCCTAGTGGAACTTGTAAAATTTCAAACTTAAAATACTTATTATAATATTCTATTTCTAAAACTTGCCCTACCTTTACTTCAGCAGCTGCTTTTACAACCTTTCCATCTAATTTTA from Fusobacterium hwasookii encodes the following:
- the ispE gene encoding 4-(cytidine 5'-diphospho)-2-C-methyl-D-erythritol kinase; this translates as MRISLIKYKIFSNAKINIGLNVFQKESDGYHSIDSIMAPIDLSDEMDVIFYSENGELKIECSDSGIPTDERNILSKTYKIFFESLKKENEKIDIFLKKNIPSEAGLGGGSSNAAFFLKLLNEHYGNIYNESELEELAMKIGSDVPFFIKNKTARVRGKGNKVELIENNLKDSIILIKPLDFGVSTKEAYDSFDNLKEVKYADFDKIIDSLKKDNRIALENNIENNLEQGILETNIEVKMFKMTLNSIVSGKKFFMSGSGSTYYTFVTELEKSQIETRLKTFVDNVKIIICKTIK
- a CDS encoding RNA-binding S4 domain-containing protein, whose product is MRLDKFLKVSRIIKRRPIAKLVVDGGKVKLDGKVVKAAAEVKVGQVLEIEYYNKYFKFEILQVPLGNVSKDKTSDLVKLIETKGLDIEINLDKDEDFFD